The Nocardia arthritidis genome has a window encoding:
- a CDS encoding cytidine deaminase, whose translation MSEIDWNLLRDNAIQVMRNAYAPYSRFPVGAAALGVDGRIVLGCNVENVSYGLGICAETVLVGNLISGGGGRLRAIAVTDSRGEILLPCGRCRQVLYEHGGPELLVDHATEPVALGALLPDAFGPEHLAAGQV comes from the coding sequence ATGTCGGAAATCGACTGGAATTTGTTGCGCGACAATGCCATTCAAGTTATGCGCAATGCCTATGCGCCGTACTCGCGGTTTCCGGTCGGCGCCGCGGCGCTCGGTGTGGATGGCCGCATCGTGCTCGGGTGCAATGTGGAGAATGTCTCATATGGTTTGGGCATCTGCGCCGAAACCGTACTCGTCGGTAACTTGATTTCCGGCGGCGGAGGGCGTCTGCGCGCCATCGCGGTCACCGATTCCCGCGGCGAAATTCTGTTGCCCTGTGGACGCTGCCGACAGGTCCTCTACGAACACGGCGGGCCCGAGCTCCTCGTCGACCACGCGACCGAACCTGTTGCGCTCGGTGCGCTGCTGCCGGATGCCTTCGGCCCGGAGCACCTTGCCGCCGGGCAGGTTTGA
- a CDS encoding VOC family protein, giving the protein MKISSVQLWVHDQDAALAFYTKQVGLELRSDISVPEMGDFRWLSVGPAGQPDVEIVLMAIPGEPVMDAGTQTEVRNLMSKGFAGTVFLTTDDVQADYEAMSARGVEFVEKPEQRPYGIDCAFRDPSGNNLRLAQLAAQ; this is encoded by the coding sequence ATGAAGATCAGCAGCGTGCAACTGTGGGTACACGATCAGGACGCGGCGCTCGCGTTCTACACCAAGCAGGTCGGCCTGGAACTGCGCAGCGATATCAGCGTGCCGGAGATGGGCGACTTCCGGTGGCTCTCGGTGGGTCCCGCCGGTCAGCCCGACGTGGAGATCGTGTTGATGGCCATCCCCGGTGAGCCGGTCATGGATGCCGGGACACAAACCGAGGTGCGCAACCTCATGTCGAAAGGCTTTGCCGGAACGGTGTTTCTGACCACCGACGACGTGCAGGCCGATTACGAGGCAATGTCGGCGCGCGGTGTCGAGTTCGTCGAAAAGCCGGAGCAGCGGCCGTACGGGATCGACTGCGCGTTCCGCGACCCGTCCGGTAACAATCTGCGGCTGGCCCAGCTGGCCGCCCAATAG
- a CDS encoding ESX secretion-associated protein EspG produces MNQHWSFTDLEFVALWAPLREDVLPQPFTHVTDISSGAQYEYELRSARARLDSIADGARELMLQDIARPDLTVLVRALDGRDRRDPAGSIRMLAARREERGYLVTQLPGRTVDHSGGFTVTECHALDLAATVVAALPDVPPGRQGRVTLPGHDDGMDHSFEMARWRDTFDDTEERGRNFLRAPAPTIGRIEIRQGVSRFGPRGRTIRVLFWRDLLDDGRYAIVPANPPVAAPANARALIDMLDTEISTIVRAIEDEQAFQEA; encoded by the coding sequence ATGAATCAGCACTGGAGTTTCACCGATCTGGAATTCGTCGCGTTGTGGGCGCCGCTGCGGGAGGATGTGTTGCCGCAGCCGTTCACCCACGTCACCGATATTTCGAGTGGTGCGCAGTACGAGTACGAATTGCGCTCGGCGCGTGCGCGATTGGATTCCATCGCGGATGGCGCGCGCGAGCTGATGCTGCAGGATATCGCGCGTCCGGACCTCACCGTTCTCGTGCGTGCACTGGACGGTCGTGATCGGCGCGATCCCGCGGGCAGCATTCGCATGCTGGCCGCGCGCCGCGAGGAACGGGGATATCTGGTAACCCAGCTACCGGGGCGAACGGTCGACCACAGCGGTGGATTCACGGTGACCGAATGCCACGCTCTCGATCTGGCCGCGACCGTGGTTGCCGCATTGCCGGATGTGCCGCCCGGCCGACAGGGGCGGGTCACCTTACCCGGGCACGACGACGGGATGGATCATTCCTTCGAAATGGCGCGCTGGCGCGACACATTCGACGATACCGAGGAACGCGGCCGGAATTTCCTGCGCGCACCGGCGCCGACCATCGGCCGGATCGAGATCCGTCAGGGTGTTTCGCGTTTCGGCCCCCGCGGCCGGACGATTCGGGTGCTTTTCTGGCGCGATCTGCTCGACGACGGGCGCTATGCGATCGTCCCGGCGAATCCCCCGGTCGCGGCTCCGGCCAATGCCCGAGCACTCATCGACATGCTCGACACCGAGATATCGACGATCGTACGCGCGATCGAGGACGAACAGGCTTTTCAGGAGGCATGA
- a CDS encoding helix-turn-helix domain-containing protein, whose product MVSVPIARHLLKAKDLADARYAEPLGVEDMARAAGLSRAHFSREFRRAFGESPHGYLLTRRLERAAALLRTTDRPVAEICFLVGWQSVGSFTTSFTRTYGRSPTAYRAAFPPAADYARIPACMVRFFGRPQRSTFREDSTAAES is encoded by the coding sequence GTGGTTTCTGTCCCGATCGCCCGGCATCTGTTGAAGGCCAAGGATCTCGCCGACGCGCGGTATGCGGAGCCGCTGGGTGTGGAGGATATGGCGCGCGCCGCCGGACTGTCGCGCGCGCATTTCAGCCGCGAGTTCCGGCGGGCGTTCGGGGAGTCGCCACACGGCTACCTGTTGACCCGCAGGCTCGAACGGGCCGCCGCGCTGCTACGGACGACCGACCGTCCGGTGGCCGAAATCTGTTTCCTGGTGGGCTGGCAGAGCGTCGGATCCTTCACCACCAGCTTCACCAGAACCTACGGGCGCTCGCCGACGGCGTACCGGGCGGCATTTCCCCCGGCGGCGGATTACGCGCGGATCCCGGCGTGCATGGTGCGGTTCTTCGGCAGACCGCAACGCAGCACGTTTCGAGAAGACTCGACGGCCGCCGAAAGTTAG
- a CDS encoding DUF2000 domain-containing protein, producing MSKTKIAVVLRDDLATWQRLNVTAFLASGIAVGCPSTGEAYQDGSGTKYLPMFTDPVLVYAAAPADIDAAYQRALSRELPMAIYPEDLFGTFNDEDNRTAVRALTPDNLRLAGFALHGPRNAIDKVIKGLPLHP from the coding sequence ATGAGCAAGACCAAGATCGCCGTTGTGCTCCGGGACGATCTCGCCACCTGGCAGCGACTCAACGTGACCGCGTTCCTGGCGAGCGGCATCGCGGTGGGCTGCCCATCCACCGGCGAGGCCTATCAGGACGGGTCCGGCACGAAATATCTGCCGATGTTCACCGACCCCGTGCTGGTCTACGCCGCCGCCCCCGCGGACATCGACGCCGCCTACCAGCGAGCACTGAGCCGCGAACTCCCGATGGCCATCTACCCCGAGGACCTCTTCGGCACCTTCAACGACGAGGACAACCGCACCGCAGTACGCGCCCTCACCCCCGACAACCTCCGACTCGCCGGCTTCGCCCTACACGGCCCGCGCAACGCCATCGACAAAGTAATCAAAGGCCTACCACTACACCCATAA
- a CDS encoding YbaB/EbfC family nucleoid-associated protein — translation MEIDDVARIFAETQEQIAALQTRISETLSGFEQQTFEGRSADGRAIVVVAPDGMVRRIELPGGLGNDSVPAGQRFNELTWGSSGSDLALTCRSMVEAINTARKSAVQTGIAVLREEFPQAFDLLTDLEPTRPATPS, via the coding sequence ATGGAAATCGATGATGTAGCGCGGATTTTCGCGGAGACACAAGAACAGATCGCGGCGTTGCAGACACGCATCAGCGAAACCCTGTCGGGATTCGAGCAGCAGACGTTCGAGGGACGGTCGGCCGATGGTCGCGCAATCGTGGTTGTCGCGCCGGACGGCATGGTGCGGCGCATCGAACTTCCCGGCGGACTCGGCAATGATTCGGTGCCGGCCGGGCAACGGTTCAACGAACTGACCTGGGGCTCCTCGGGCAGCGATCTGGCGTTGACCTGCCGGTCCATGGTGGAGGCGATCAATACCGCGCGGAAATCGGCCGTCCAGACCGGCATTGCGGTGCTACGCGAGGAGTTTCCGCAGGCCTTCGACCTGCTGACCGATCTGGAACCCACGCGGCCGGCCACGCCGAGCTGA
- the sdhA gene encoding succinate dehydrogenase flavoprotein subunit — translation MTESRPVQEHRYDVVIVGAGGAGMRAAIEAGPRVRTAVLTKLYPTRSHTGAAQGGMCAALANVEEDNWEWHTFDTVKGGDYLVDQDAAEIMAKEAIDAVMDLEKMGLPFNRTPEGKIDQRRFGGHTRDHGKAPVRRACYAADRTGHMILQTLYQNCVKHDVEFFNEFYVLDLVMSDTDRGQVATGVVAYELATGEIHVFHAKSIVFATGGSGRMYKTTSNAHTLTGDGMAIVFRKGLPLEDMEFHQFHPTGLAGLGILISEAVRGEGGILRNASGERFMERYAPTIKDLAPRDIVARSMVLEVLEGRGAGPNKDYVYIDVTHLGEDVLEEKLPDITEFARTYLGVDPVKELVPVMPTCHYVMGGIPTRIRGEVLRNNTDVVPGLYAAGECACVSVHGSNRLGTNSLLDINVFGRRSGIAAAEYAQRTEFVEMPENPAAMVQSWLAQLLSDHGNERVADIRTELQYTMDMNAAVFRTEDTLKQALTDIHALKERYSRITVQDKGKRYNSDLLEAVELGFLLELAEVTVVGALNRKESRGGHAREDYPDRDDVNFMRHTMAYKQGADLIADIRLDFKPVVQTRYEPMERKY, via the coding sequence ATGACTGAATCCCGACCCGTTCAGGAGCATCGCTACGACGTCGTGATCGTCGGCGCCGGTGGCGCGGGCATGCGCGCGGCGATCGAAGCTGGTCCGCGTGTCCGGACGGCGGTCCTGACCAAGCTGTACCCGACCCGCAGCCACACCGGCGCGGCGCAGGGTGGTATGTGCGCCGCACTGGCCAATGTCGAAGAGGACAACTGGGAGTGGCACACCTTCGACACTGTCAAGGGTGGCGACTACCTGGTCGACCAGGACGCCGCGGAGATCATGGCCAAGGAGGCCATCGACGCGGTGATGGACCTCGAGAAGATGGGTCTGCCGTTCAACCGGACCCCTGAGGGCAAGATCGACCAGCGTCGCTTCGGCGGCCACACCCGCGATCACGGCAAGGCCCCGGTGCGCCGCGCATGTTATGCCGCCGACCGCACCGGCCACATGATCCTGCAGACGCTGTACCAGAACTGCGTCAAGCACGACGTGGAGTTCTTCAACGAGTTCTACGTGCTCGACCTGGTCATGAGCGATACCGACCGCGGCCAGGTCGCGACCGGCGTCGTCGCCTACGAGCTGGCCACCGGCGAGATCCACGTCTTCCACGCGAAGTCGATCGTCTTCGCCACCGGCGGTTCCGGCCGGATGTACAAGACCACCTCCAACGCGCACACGCTGACCGGCGACGGTATGGCCATCGTATTCCGCAAGGGACTTCCGTTGGAGGACATGGAATTCCACCAGTTCCATCCGACAGGTCTGGCCGGGCTCGGCATCCTCATCTCGGAGGCCGTCCGCGGCGAGGGCGGCATCCTGCGCAATGCCAGCGGTGAGCGCTTCATGGAGCGCTACGCCCCCACCATCAAGGACCTCGCGCCGCGCGATATCGTCGCCCGCTCGATGGTGCTCGAGGTGCTGGAGGGTCGCGGCGCCGGGCCGAACAAGGATTACGTCTACATCGACGTCACCCACCTCGGCGAGGACGTGCTCGAGGAGAAACTGCCCGACATCACCGAATTCGCCCGCACCTACCTTGGTGTCGACCCGGTGAAGGAACTGGTTCCGGTCATGCCGACCTGCCACTACGTGATGGGTGGCATCCCGACCAGGATCCGCGGCGAGGTGCTGCGCAACAACACCGATGTGGTGCCCGGCCTGTACGCGGCGGGCGAATGCGCATGCGTCTCGGTGCACGGCTCGAACCGCCTCGGCACCAACTCGCTGCTCGACATCAACGTGTTCGGTCGCCGCTCCGGCATCGCCGCCGCCGAATACGCCCAGCGCACCGAATTCGTCGAGATGCCGGAGAATCCGGCCGCGATGGTGCAGTCCTGGCTGGCGCAGCTGCTGAGCGATCACGGCAACGAGCGGGTCGCCGATATCCGCACCGAACTGCAGTACACGATGGATATGAACGCCGCCGTGTTCCGCACCGAGGACACCCTCAAGCAGGCGCTCACCGACATCCACGCGCTCAAGGAGCGCTACTCCCGAATCACGGTGCAGGACAAGGGCAAGCGATACAACAGCGATCTGCTGGAGGCGGTCGAGCTCGGCTTCCTGCTCGAGCTGGCCGAGGTCACCGTTGTCGGTGCGCTCAACCGCAAGGAATCGCGCGGCGGTCACGCCCGCGAGGATTACCCGGACCGCGACGACGTCAACTTCATGCGGCACACCATGGCATACAAGCAGGGTGCGGATCTGATCGCCGATATCCGCCTCGACTTCAAACCGGTGGTGCAGACCCGCTACGAGCCGATGGAGCGTAAGTACTGA
- a CDS encoding succinate dehydrogenase hydrophobic membrane anchor subunit, producing the protein MTAPVLGKSYDRPASLDLPRSPRARSNNNFEKYAWLFMRFSGLLLIVLVFGHMTIMLMLDGGVKRLNFGFVAGRWASPFWQLWDLTMLWLAQLHGGNGLRTVIADYSRKDSTRFWLNTLLAVSMILIMAVGTYVIFTFDPNIS; encoded by the coding sequence ATGACTGCACCCGTCCTCGGTAAGTCCTACGACCGCCCCGCGAGCCTGGACCTGCCCCGCTCGCCGCGGGCCCGCTCCAACAACAACTTCGAGAAGTACGCTTGGCTGTTCATGCGCTTCTCGGGCCTGCTGCTCATCGTGCTGGTCTTCGGCCACATGACGATCATGCTGATGCTCGACGGCGGCGTGAAGCGGCTGAACTTCGGCTTCGTCGCGGGCCGCTGGGCCAGCCCGTTCTGGCAGCTCTGGGACCTCACCATGCTGTGGCTGGCCCAACTGCACGGCGGCAACGGTCTACGCACCGTGATCGCGGACTACTCGCGCAAGGACTCGACCCGGTTCTGGCTGAACACCCTGCTGGCCGTCTCGATGATCCTGATCATGGCCGTCGGCACCTACGTCATCTTCACCTTCGACCCCAACATCAGTTAG
- the sdhC gene encoding succinate dehydrogenase, cytochrome b556 subunit, producing MTTLEAPAPAQPKRKTLYRGDPGMWSWALHRITGVTIFFFLFVHVLDTALVRVHPDTYNRAIETYKNPIVALMEMGLVVCVLFHALNGVRVILVDFWSKGPRYQRQMLWIVLAIWFVVAAAGVGRQFFYLFTEH from the coding sequence ATGACCACGCTAGAAGCTCCGGCTCCCGCTCAGCCGAAGCGGAAGACGCTGTACCGAGGCGACCCCGGAATGTGGTCCTGGGCGCTGCACCGGATCACCGGTGTCACCATCTTCTTCTTCCTCTTCGTGCACGTCTTGGACACCGCGCTGGTTCGCGTCCATCCCGATACCTACAACCGGGCGATCGAGACCTACAAGAACCCGATCGTCGCGCTGATGGAGATGGGCCTGGTCGTCTGCGTACTGTTCCACGCGCTCAACGGCGTTCGCGTGATCCTGGTCGACTTCTGGTCGAAGGGGCCGCGCTACCAGCGTCAAATGCTGTGGATCGTGCTCGCCATCTGGTTCGTTGTCGCCGCCGCGGGCGTCGGACGCCAGTTCTTCTACCTGTTCACGGAGCACTGA
- a CDS encoding thymidine phosphorylase: MTALDAVSIITAKRDGGELSDAQIDWVIDGFTNGRVADEQMAALAMAIVLRGMTRRETARWTAAMIGSGRRMDFTDLPRPTVDKHSTGGVGDKITLPLAPLVAACGAAVPQLSGRGLGHTGGTLDKLESIPGWRADVSVSRMREILADPGIGGVICAAGADLAPADKRLYALRDVTGTVESIPLIASSIMSKKIAEGTAALVLDVKVGSGAFLKTFDGARELARAMVELGTDAGVRTVALLTAMDTPLGRTAGNALEVAESVEVLAGGGPADVVELTLALAREMVALAGLDVDPAKALADGRAMDHWRAMVRAQGGDPDAPLPRARHTEIVRAEQDGVLTRLDAMPVGIAAWRLGAGRARQGDPVQAGAGVEIHVRPGDSVVAGQPLFTLHTDTPEAFSGASDALRSAAVLESDATVPPAALILDRIEA, translated from the coding sequence GTGACGGCATTGGACGCGGTTTCGATCATCACGGCGAAGCGGGACGGCGGTGAGCTGTCGGACGCCCAGATCGATTGGGTCATCGACGGTTTCACCAATGGCCGGGTCGCCGACGAGCAGATGGCGGCGCTGGCGATGGCCATCGTGCTGCGCGGTATGACGCGGCGCGAGACCGCGCGCTGGACCGCCGCGATGATCGGCTCGGGCCGCCGGATGGATTTCACCGACCTGCCGCGGCCGACCGTCGACAAACATTCGACTGGCGGGGTCGGTGACAAGATAACGCTGCCGCTCGCACCGCTGGTCGCGGCCTGCGGCGCGGCGGTGCCGCAGCTGTCCGGACGCGGATTGGGCCACACCGGCGGCACTTTGGACAAGCTGGAGTCGATTCCCGGTTGGCGGGCCGATGTTTCGGTATCGCGGATGCGAGAAATATTGGCGGATCCCGGAATCGGCGGCGTGATCTGCGCGGCCGGTGCGGATCTGGCGCCTGCGGACAAGCGGCTGTACGCACTGCGTGATGTCACCGGAACCGTGGAATCCATTCCGCTGATTGCCAGTTCGATCATGAGCAAGAAGATCGCCGAGGGCACGGCGGCGCTGGTGCTCGACGTGAAGGTGGGCTCGGGCGCCTTCCTCAAGACCTTCGATGGCGCACGCGAATTGGCAAGGGCCATGGTCGAATTGGGCACCGACGCCGGTGTTCGCACGGTCGCGCTGCTGACGGCGATGGATACCCCGCTCGGCCGCACCGCGGGCAACGCGCTGGAGGTCGCCGAGTCGGTGGAGGTGCTGGCGGGCGGCGGCCCGGCCGACGTAGTCGAGCTGACCCTGGCGCTGGCCCGCGAGATGGTCGCGCTGGCCGGGCTCGACGTGGATCCCGCCAAGGCGCTGGCCGACGGGCGCGCGATGGATCATTGGCGCGCAATGGTTCGCGCGCAGGGCGGTGACCCGGACGCGCCGCTGCCGCGCGCCAGGCACACCGAAATCGTTCGGGCGGAACAGGATGGCGTGCTGACCCGGCTCGACGCCATGCCGGTGGGCATCGCGGCCTGGCGGCTCGGTGCGGGCCGGGCGCGGCAGGGCGACCCGGTGCAGGCCGGTGCCGGTGTCGAAATACATGTCAGGCCAGGCGATTCCGTCGTCGCCGGGCAGCCGCTGTTCACGCTGCACACCGATACTCCGGAGGCCTTTTCCGGCGCATCGGACGCGCTGCGGTCGGCCGCCGTACTCGAGTCGGACGCGACGGTGCCGCCCGCCGCGCTCATCTTGGACCGTATCGAGGCCTGA
- a CDS encoding type VII secretion target → MCRVGGHMDDFMAAPAKVAGFGTDLKSIADHFWSSASSITGAISLPNQATGLLSTLATSFQIFHENITAAHQQNRNKLDSLGQELGNASQRYQNQDQQYADALAAATSGISPDAVSAVARQRRLARFASADCNSPACRRFRMTSSRCGVSWRPGSD, encoded by the coding sequence ATGTGCAGGGTAGGGGGACACATGGATGATTTCATGGCCGCGCCCGCCAAGGTAGCGGGCTTCGGGACAGATTTGAAATCCATCGCAGACCATTTCTGGTCGAGCGCCTCGAGCATAACCGGCGCGATATCCTTGCCGAATCAGGCAACCGGCTTGTTGTCAACCCTCGCTACTTCGTTTCAGATATTCCACGAGAATATTACGGCCGCTCATCAGCAGAACCGGAACAAGCTGGATTCGCTCGGCCAAGAACTCGGTAACGCCAGTCAACGCTATCAGAATCAGGACCAACAATACGCAGATGCTTTGGCGGCAGCAACTTCGGGCATTTCACCGGATGCCGTCAGCGCGGTGGCGAGACAACGCCGGTTGGCCAGATTCGCTTCAGCGGATTGCAATTCCCCAGCCTGCCGGAGGTTCAGGATGACAAGTTCGAGGTGCGGCGTATCGTGGAGGCCGGGATCCGACTGA
- a CDS encoding succinate dehydrogenase iron-sulfur subunit yields MTAVAEPTTQAPAPVPEGSVMITVKVARFNPEDDKGAHWESFQVPVLPTDRFLNVLIYIKSYLDGTLTFRRSCAHGVCGSDAMRINGVNRLACKVLMKDMLPKDGKSLTVTVEPIRGLPVEKDLVVNMEPFFDAFRAVKPYLITSGNEPTRERIQSQADRHRFDDTTKCILCACCTTSCPVYWSDGSYFGPAAIVNAHRFIFDSRDEGARERLDILNDVEGVWRCRTTFNCTDACPRGIEVTKAIQEVKRALLFAR; encoded by the coding sequence ATGACTGCCGTAGCCGAACCGACGACGCAGGCTCCCGCACCGGTCCCCGAGGGCTCGGTGATGATCACCGTGAAGGTGGCCCGGTTCAATCCGGAGGACGACAAGGGCGCGCACTGGGAGTCGTTCCAGGTGCCGGTCCTGCCGACCGACCGCTTCCTGAACGTGCTCATCTACATCAAGTCCTACCTGGACGGCACGCTCACCTTCCGCCGGTCGTGCGCGCACGGCGTGTGCGGTTCGGATGCCATGCGGATCAACGGTGTGAACCGGTTGGCCTGCAAGGTGCTGATGAAGGACATGCTGCCCAAGGACGGCAAGTCGCTGACCGTCACCGTCGAGCCGATCCGCGGCCTGCCCGTGGAGAAGGATCTCGTGGTGAATATGGAGCCGTTCTTCGACGCGTTCCGCGCGGTGAAGCCGTACCTGATCACCTCAGGCAACGAGCCGACCCGCGAACGCATCCAGAGCCAGGCCGACCGGCACCGCTTCGATGACACCACCAAGTGCATCCTGTGTGCCTGCTGCACCACCTCCTGCCCCGTGTACTGGAGCGACGGCAGCTACTTCGGCCCCGCCGCCATCGTCAACGCGCACCGCTTCATCTTCGACAGCCGCGACGAGGGCGCCCGCGAACGCCTCGACATCCTCAACGACGTCGAAGGTGTCTGGCGCTGCCGCACCACCTTCAACTGCACCGACGCCTGCCCCCGCGGCATCGAGGTAACGAAGGCCATCCAGGAAGTCAAGCGCGCCCTCCTCTTCGCCCGCTGA